One window from the genome of Rufibacter tibetensis encodes:
- a CDS encoding glycoside hydrolase family 43 protein: MVSLRSSLVLPLSLLLASCTPSTLTQAPAQAEVKTGYYQNPLEVAFGDPYVLYDAPSQLYYMYGTGGGAKDGFSTYSSKDLVNWKSEGQVFRGNVNGSWDVKNFWAPEVYHVNDKYYLFYSADWRHNPTNEEENFRIGVAVAEKPTGPFQHLSDKPIFDPGYPIIDANVYFEPNGKMYLYYSRCAYKHPVQSEVADWAQKTGLFPEVEESWVYGVELKPDFSGVIGEPVLLLRPPLKMNDAQAEWESRSVTSKEVNRRWTEGSYTFKHGNTYYMTYSANFFGGENYAVGYATSKHPLGPYQKANNNPILQKNTAQGGEVTGTGHNSIAFSPDRKEMFCVYHGRTKASGEERLVFIDPMKIRKDGRLVVEGPSTTPKPLPLGKR; the protein is encoded by the coding sequence ATGGTTAGTCTTAGAAGCTCCTTAGTATTACCCCTCAGTTTGCTACTAGCTAGCTGTACTCCTTCCACCCTAACGCAGGCACCGGCCCAGGCAGAAGTTAAAACCGGGTATTACCAGAACCCCCTTGAAGTGGCGTTCGGCGATCCATACGTGCTCTACGATGCGCCCAGCCAGCTGTACTATATGTATGGTACCGGTGGCGGGGCTAAAGACGGTTTCAGCACGTATTCGTCAAAAGACCTGGTAAACTGGAAAAGCGAAGGACAGGTGTTCCGGGGTAATGTGAATGGCTCCTGGGACGTGAAGAACTTCTGGGCGCCCGAGGTGTACCACGTTAACGATAAGTATTACCTGTTCTATAGTGCCGACTGGCGCCACAACCCAACCAATGAGGAAGAGAACTTCCGAATTGGGGTGGCCGTGGCGGAAAAACCCACCGGCCCGTTCCAGCACCTGAGCGACAAACCTATCTTTGATCCTGGCTACCCCATCATAGACGCCAACGTGTACTTTGAACCCAACGGCAAGATGTACCTGTATTACTCGCGCTGCGCCTACAAACACCCGGTGCAGAGTGAGGTAGCCGACTGGGCCCAGAAAACCGGCCTCTTTCCTGAGGTGGAGGAAAGCTGGGTTTATGGGGTGGAACTGAAGCCCGACTTCAGTGGGGTTATCGGCGAGCCCGTGCTGCTGCTTCGTCCTCCTTTGAAAATGAACGATGCCCAGGCCGAGTGGGAAAGCCGCTCCGTGACCTCCAAAGAAGTAAACCGCCGCTGGACCGAGGGCTCTTACACCTTCAAGCACGGCAACACCTATTACATGACGTACTCAGCCAATTTCTTCGGGGGCGAGAACTATGCGGTGGGGTATGCCACGTCCAAACATCCGCTGGGTCCCTATCAGAAAGCCAATAACAACCCGATCCTGCAGAAGAACACCGCCCAGGGAGGCGAGGTTACCGGCACTGGCCATAACAGCATTGCGTTCTCCCCAGATAGAAAGGAGATGTTCTGCGTGTACCACGGCCGCACCAAAGCCTCCGGCGAGGAACGGTTAGTGTTCATTGACCCCATGAAGATCCGTAAAGATGGTCGCCTAGTGGTGGAAGGCCCCAGCACTACCCCAAAGCCGCTGCCCTTGGGCAAACGGTAG
- a CDS encoding cold-shock protein, protein MNQGTVKFFNDDKGFGFIKDSNSNQEYFVHVSGLIDEIRENDEVVYELQEGRKGLNATNVKLA, encoded by the coding sequence ATGAATCAAGGAACAGTAAAATTCTTTAATGATGATAAAGGCTTCGGCTTCATTAAAGACAGCAATTCAAATCAAGAGTACTTCGTGCACGTGTCTGGTTTGATCGATGAAATCAGAGAAAACGACGAGGTAGTCTATGAGCTTCAAGAAGGAAGAAAAGGACTAAACGCCACCAACGTAAAACTGGCTTAG
- the thiS gene encoding sulfur carrier protein ThiS, translating to MLISVNNQPVPFTSGSSLSSLLQELQFAEKKGIAIAVNQQIVPKSTWATYTLAENDKVTIIQATQGG from the coding sequence ATGCTTATTTCAGTAAACAACCAGCCTGTCCCGTTCACGTCGGGTTCTTCCTTGTCAAGCCTTCTGCAAGAACTCCAGTTTGCGGAGAAGAAAGGCATTGCCATTGCGGTCAACCAGCAGATTGTGCCTAAGAGCACCTGGGCTACCTACACCTTAGCGGAAAACGACAAAGTAACCATTATTCAGGCCACGCAAGGTGGTTAA
- the thiC gene encoding phosphomethylpyrimidine synthase ThiC gives MKEEKTPDQQVITRTPLPNSRKVFVPGTLHNIRVAMRVISLNDTVTKVIGGENREVNPPVTVYDTSGPYTDPNFEIDLKKGLPRLREPWIQARQDVEQLSGLTSDYGRLRAADPSLDNLRFEHIQAPYRAKAGQNVTQLHYARQGIITAEMEYVAIRENQRIDELKNDASLWQQHAGNSFGANTPRNYITPEFVRQEIAAGRAIIPSNINHPESEPMIIGRNFLVKINTNIGNSVVSSSIEEEVEKAVWSCRWGGDTLMDLSTGKNIHETREWIIRNCPVPVGTVPIYQALEKVKGKAEDLTWEIFRDTLIEQAEQGVDYFTIHAGVLLRYIPLTAKRVTGIVSRGGSIMAKWCLAHHKESFLYTHFEEICEIMKAYDVAFSLGDGLRPGSIADANDAAQFAELETLGELTKIAWKHDVQVMIEGPGHVPMHLIKENMEKQLEHCAEAPFYTLGPLTTDIAPGYDHITSAIGAAMIGWYGTAMLCYVTPKEHLGLPNKKDVKDGVITYKIAAHAADLAKGHPGAQYRDNALSKARFEFRWEDQFNLSLDPDTAREYHDETLPAEGAKVAHFCSMCGPHFCSMKITQDVREYAEKLGVEADAALEKGMEVKASEFKDKGSEVYL, from the coding sequence ATGAAAGAGGAAAAGACCCCAGATCAACAGGTGATTACCCGTACCCCCCTGCCCAATTCGCGCAAGGTGTTTGTGCCCGGCACATTGCACAACATCCGGGTGGCCATGCGTGTAATCTCCCTCAATGACACCGTCACCAAAGTAATAGGCGGCGAAAACCGAGAGGTGAACCCGCCTGTGACCGTGTATGACACCAGCGGCCCTTACACAGACCCCAATTTTGAGATTGACCTGAAGAAAGGCCTGCCCCGTTTACGTGAGCCCTGGATCCAGGCGCGCCAAGACGTGGAGCAACTTTCTGGCCTCACTTCTGACTATGGCCGCCTACGCGCCGCTGACCCTTCGCTGGACAACCTCCGCTTTGAGCACATCCAAGCGCCGTACCGCGCCAAAGCCGGACAGAACGTGACTCAATTACACTATGCCCGCCAAGGCATAATCACCGCTGAAATGGAATACGTGGCCATCAGGGAAAACCAACGTATTGACGAGCTGAAGAACGACGCCTCACTTTGGCAGCAACACGCCGGCAACAGCTTTGGCGCCAACACCCCGCGTAATTACATTACGCCGGAGTTTGTGCGCCAGGAGATAGCGGCGGGCCGGGCCATCATTCCGTCCAACATCAACCACCCCGAAAGCGAGCCCATGATCATTGGTCGTAATTTTCTGGTGAAGATCAATACCAACATCGGCAACTCGGTGGTTTCATCCAGCATTGAAGAGGAAGTGGAGAAAGCCGTCTGGAGCTGCCGCTGGGGCGGAGACACGCTCATGGATCTGTCTACCGGCAAGAACATCCACGAAACCCGAGAATGGATCATCCGCAATTGCCCGGTTCCGGTGGGCACCGTGCCCATCTACCAGGCCCTGGAGAAAGTAAAAGGCAAAGCCGAAGACCTGACCTGGGAGATTTTCCGCGACACCCTCATTGAGCAGGCCGAACAAGGCGTAGACTATTTCACCATTCACGCCGGGGTATTGCTGCGCTACATTCCGCTCACGGCTAAACGCGTGACCGGCATAGTCTCGCGCGGCGGCAGTATTATGGCCAAATGGTGTCTCGCGCACCACAAGGAGAGCTTCCTTTACACCCACTTTGAGGAAATCTGCGAGATCATGAAAGCCTATGATGTGGCTTTCTCCCTGGGCGACGGACTTCGCCCCGGTTCTATTGCTGATGCCAACGACGCTGCCCAGTTCGCGGAGTTGGAAACCCTGGGCGAACTCACCAAAATAGCCTGGAAACACGATGTCCAGGTCATGATTGAAGGACCAGGCCACGTGCCCATGCACCTGATCAAGGAGAACATGGAGAAACAACTGGAACATTGCGCTGAAGCTCCTTTCTACACCTTAGGCCCCCTCACCACCGACATAGCCCCAGGCTACGACCACATCACCTCGGCCATAGGCGCCGCCATGATTGGCTGGTACGGCACCGCCATGCTCTGCTACGTCACGCCAAAGGAACACCTAGGCCTGCCTAATAAAAAGGATGTGAAAGACGGCGTAATCACCTACAAAATTGCCGCCCACGCCGCCGATCTGGCCAAAGGTCACCCCGGCGCCCAATACCGCGACAATGCCTTAAGCAAGGCCAGGTTTGAGTTCCGCTGGGAAGACCAGTTTAACTTGTCCCTGGACCCCGACACCGCCCGGGAGTACCATGATGAAACCCTGCCCGCCGAAGGCGCTAAGGTTGCGCACTTCTGCTCTATGTGCGGCCCGCACTTCTGCTCCATGAAAATTACCCAAGATGTACGCGAGTACGCCGAAAAGCTAGGCGTAGAAGCCGATGCCGCCCTGGAAAAAGGCATGGAAGTGAAAGCCTCTGAGTTCAAAGACAAAGGCAGCGAGGTGTATCTGTAA
- a CDS encoding thiamine phosphate synthase, whose protein sequence is MQKTIARLHYITQDIPGFTHAELTEKACVGGVKWVQLRLKNASPEHWKQEALNTLAVCRAYGAKLLINDNVALAQEIGADGVHLGLDDLPTKKAREILGLGMIIGGTANTFEDIQLHAAAGVDYVGVGPFRFTSTKEKLSPILGLLGYQQLLEQCRAAGIFLPVIAIGGVTGTDVPSLFEAGVHGIAVSSAINKNENGAASAQALLQVLEDALTTTYST, encoded by the coding sequence ATGCAGAAGACGATTGCCAGGCTTCATTATATTACGCAGGATATTCCGGGGTTCACCCATGCCGAGTTGACGGAAAAGGCCTGTGTTGGCGGCGTGAAGTGGGTGCAACTGCGCCTGAAGAACGCTTCTCCCGAGCACTGGAAACAGGAAGCGCTGAACACCCTGGCTGTCTGCCGGGCGTACGGGGCCAAGCTCCTCATCAACGACAATGTAGCGTTGGCGCAGGAAATAGGCGCCGATGGCGTGCACCTGGGCTTAGACGATCTGCCTACCAAGAAGGCCAGGGAAATCCTGGGGCTAGGCATGATCATCGGTGGTACCGCGAACACTTTTGAAGACATTCAGCTTCATGCCGCTGCGGGCGTAGATTACGTGGGGGTGGGGCCTTTCAGGTTTACCAGCACCAAAGAAAAGCTCAGTCCCATTCTGGGGTTACTGGGTTACCAGCAGTTATTGGAACAATGCCGCGCGGCAGGCATTTTCTTGCCAGTGATTGCCATTGGCGGGGTAACAGGCACAGATGTTCCTTCCCTTTTTGAGGCCGGGGTGCATGGCATAGCGGTTTCCTCCGCCATCAACAAAAATGAAAACGGGGCTGCCTCTGCCCAAGCCTTGCTGCAGGTGCTGGAAGATGCACTCACTACAACCTATTCAACTTAA
- a CDS encoding thiazole synthase, with translation MFSSPLNIADKTFQSRLFTGTGKFPSSANMQEALLASGSELVTVALKRVDLAEEQDDILRHLSHPQFHLLPNTSGVRTAKEAIFAAQLAREALETNWLKLEIHPDPKYLLPDPIETLKAAEELVKLGFVVLPYIHADPVLCKHLEEVGTAAVMPLGAPIGSNKGLRTRDFLEIIIEQSRVPVIVDAGIGAPSHAAEAMELGADAVLVNTAIAVSEDPVKMALAFRLAVEAGRMAYEAKLAQPRTFAEASSPLTAFLEEDHV, from the coding sequence ATGTTTTCTTCTCCTCTCAACATCGCAGATAAAACCTTTCAGTCGCGGCTGTTTACCGGCACGGGCAAGTTTCCCTCGTCGGCGAACATGCAGGAAGCGCTGCTGGCCTCAGGCTCAGAACTGGTCACGGTAGCCCTGAAAAGAGTTGACCTGGCAGAGGAACAGGACGATATCCTCCGCCACTTGTCACATCCGCAGTTTCATTTGCTGCCCAACACCTCTGGGGTACGCACGGCCAAAGAAGCCATCTTTGCCGCGCAACTGGCCCGAGAGGCGCTGGAAACCAACTGGCTGAAACTGGAAATCCACCCCGATCCCAAGTACCTGCTCCCCGACCCCATTGAAACCCTGAAAGCCGCCGAGGAACTGGTGAAACTGGGTTTTGTGGTACTGCCCTACATCCACGCCGACCCAGTCTTGTGCAAGCATCTGGAGGAAGTGGGTACCGCAGCGGTCATGCCGTTGGGGGCTCCCATCGGGTCTAACAAAGGGCTCCGTACCCGCGATTTCCTGGAGATTATTATTGAGCAGAGCCGGGTGCCGGTGATTGTGGATGCCGGGATTGGCGCACCCTCCCACGCCGCTGAAGCAATGGAACTAGGCGCCGATGCCGTGCTGGTGAACACCGCCATTGCCGTGTCAGAAGACCCGGTAAAGATGGCACTGGCTTTCCGTTTGGCAGTTGAGGCCGGCCGAATGGCGTACGAGGCCAAACTGGCCCAGCCCCGTACATTCGCCGAAGCCAGCAGCCCGCTCACCGCCTTTTTAGAAGAAGACCATGTTTGA
- the thiH gene encoding 2-iminoacetate synthase ThiH codes for MFESVFHQHSWEDVKRSIYGKTATDVERALQKTKRTLEDFKALLSPAALPYLEQMAQLSHRATQKRFGKTLQMYAPLYLSNECQNICTYCAFSLDNKIPRRTLTPAEILQEVAVLKEMGYEHVLLVTGEANQTVGVPYLKKAIELIRPHFAHISMEVQPLEQTDYEELMEVGLHTVLVYQETYHEENYKVHHPKGKKSNFSYRLNTPDRLGKAGIYKMGLGVLIGLEDWRTDCFFTALHLEYLEKTYWQTKYSISFPRLRPIEVGTSAQSALKSFAAYMTDKELVQLICAYRLLNEEVELSLSTRESERFRDHVIKLGITSISAGSKTNPGGYAVEPQSLEQFEISDERSPQEIAQMIRRQGYEPVWKDWDRSFQAT; via the coding sequence ATGTTTGAATCTGTTTTTCACCAGCATTCTTGGGAAGACGTAAAGCGCAGCATCTATGGCAAAACAGCCACCGATGTGGAACGAGCTTTGCAGAAGACGAAACGCACGCTGGAAGATTTCAAGGCGCTCCTATCCCCTGCGGCCCTGCCGTACCTGGAGCAGATGGCGCAACTGAGCCACCGGGCTACCCAGAAACGGTTCGGGAAGACGCTGCAGATGTACGCGCCCCTGTATCTTTCCAATGAATGCCAGAACATCTGCACTTACTGCGCTTTCAGCCTGGACAATAAAATACCGCGCCGCACCCTCACCCCTGCCGAGATCTTGCAGGAAGTGGCGGTGCTGAAGGAAATGGGGTATGAGCACGTGTTACTGGTAACCGGCGAGGCCAACCAAACGGTAGGCGTCCCTTACCTGAAAAAGGCCATTGAACTGATCAGGCCACATTTTGCGCACATTTCCATGGAGGTGCAGCCTTTAGAGCAGACCGATTATGAGGAGCTTATGGAAGTTGGGCTGCATACGGTTCTGGTGTACCAGGAAACCTACCATGAAGAGAACTACAAGGTGCACCACCCCAAAGGTAAAAAGTCAAACTTTTCTTACCGCCTCAACACCCCAGACCGGCTGGGCAAGGCAGGCATCTACAAAATGGGTCTCGGGGTTCTGATCGGGCTGGAAGACTGGCGCACCGATTGCTTTTTCACCGCCTTACACCTGGAGTACCTGGAGAAAACCTACTGGCAAACAAAGTACAGCATTTCCTTCCCCCGGCTCAGGCCCATAGAGGTAGGCACCTCCGCGCAGAGTGCCCTCAAAAGCTTTGCCGCTTACATGACCGATAAAGAACTGGTGCAACTTATCTGCGCCTACCGGCTGCTGAACGAGGAGGTAGAACTTTCCCTGTCTACCCGCGAAAGTGAGCGGTTCCGGGACCACGTGATCAAGCTGGGCATCACCAGCATCAGTGCGGGCTCAAAAACTAACCCGGGCGGTTATGCCGTGGAACCCCAATCTTTAGAGCAGTTTGAGATCTCAGACGAACGCTCGCCCCAGGAAATCGCCCAGATGATTCGCCGGCAAGGTTATGAACCCGTCTGGAAAGACTGGGATCGTTCCTTTCAAGCTACCTAA